From Lasioglossum baleicum chromosome 16, iyLasBale1, whole genome shotgun sequence:
GTAAAGTATCAGTTTGGTTCAGATTTTTATCAAGCAGTTTTTAACAGCAGCAAGCTGAACTGCTACGCCGCAGACCCGGGTTCGAATCCCttcgtggtaaattattttttattgtattaaaaaatacctcgttccatttaaaaaaatggaggTGACCTTCAAATGTCCGAAGTACCTCCACCTGGAAAAAAACTGTTATCGCCACCGGATGGCCCCCTTCGTActgtacaattttatttcagcaAATATTTGTGTGAAACTTATAGTTTCGAATATATCTGAGGTGCTAATAGtgattgccccaccctgtatttaCCATAAAACCTTCAGtctttttataatcaaataTATGTTTTAATAATTACACTTGAACTCATTTATTTAAACCGCAGACTATAACATTtacattttagtattcaaacacTTTTCGATCAAATGCatgcatacatatgtatgtagaaaTGTGAAAGCGATTATAAAATGTACGTTACGTAGTAAACCCGGTCTTGTCTTTTCAAAGTGTCTATGAGCAGAAACCTTAACAGTGCTGCTTTACGTAGGAAACCTTAGTTAACAGCTATCGTCGGCCTCTTCTGTTGCCACTTCCACGTTCCATCATTTTATCGGATGCTCTTTGACCTTTAGGACATAGTTACTCCTGTTTAGCTATGACCTTCCCTGcgaatttttgtaattgtaatataataaaaagGATCAAAGTTATATAATAATGAAGTAtgcagggtctgtccggaaagtaatgcgaccacatttttaagaaaaaatttattgaacatatGACTACgtacctttaaaattcttcgaagtaggacccttgggcgtcgacacattttttccagcgtgatgtccatgcttcgtatgctctcAGGAAGGCGGTTTCTGGAACATAGTACCCTCGTTGTtgcctcgtcgagcacttccaactAAAACTTTTCCGTAGTCGATTTTATAAACCATTCTTCTTTAAGAGAAAATAAGAAGTGAACATTGACAATGATGTGCAAATTGGGTCTAAGAGGATaagcatatttttaaaaaaattttaaaaagcctattcgtttaggagatataaactattaaaaatttaaccgttacacctccccgcgcgatgTTCGGTAGTACCCACtcggttcccactctgactcataaACGTTATGTCATGGTTTGATTGTTATGTCAATGGTTTGTAAGATATTCTTGCGCGTCTAGTTAAAAGAAACAATATTGTTCAACTGacatgtataatataaaatcgTCATAATGCGCTGTAGtgatgttattactagactgcggacacGGGCGGATCAAGACAAGTGGGGGCCCTAAGCGGTCAAAAATTTCGGAGCCCCTCAAAAAAGGTTTCAAGAAAACTCTCATTAAGTCATAATCAAGAAAGAAAAGTAATCAAACGTTCCACACAGTGCAACTTAGAGGCCATACACTTAACATTTTGATTACAGATTTGTTCGATTATTTCACCCAGAGGCCCTACAatgaaccttttttttttagcaaaaatatctgtTAATGGTAGCCAGCGCTGTTACACAATTAGACAAACTAAACGGCCTAAACCCTAACTAAAGCCCTAACCGGCTGCTAAGTCCGCTtgactgcggttctttatgcaaattaataattgtctgcatcgattgcacgaaaacgaaactaaattgaatgttatctcttcccttaataaagatagaggagaaatcatatatcgacatattcaattttttaaattctccgacaattttgaatttcatctactcaattttgctataaatgcacgaagatccgcagtataattattacatttattacTGTGAATAAATCGCTGTCGGTAAAGTAAGAATTTAAAACATTCGGTACACACATGATTTCCTGAAATAATTCATCATGTATATTTCAGGTACCTTTGGAAGACCTCCAGCAAGCGTCACATATGTTGGTTCAAGCACTGGCTATACGTGAGAAATATATGAATAATTCTAGGCAAAGTTACCCTTCCATTACTTCACGGTTTCTGCGCAGTATCGACAAGAGACCAATAAATAGTGACGATGAAGTCCAACATGATGACCGTAAGGCTATCGCAGGTATGTATCGTAGTACCTATGCGAAGGTATGGGCTATTCCACGCTAACAATAAATGATAacactttatacatatacaagtacagtaattcttctatagtcgcaaaaaggtcgtacagtgtgtaacaaaatttagtgtcatggttttggcagttggttgtacactgtacaccttcgaatcggtggagatttgttaaaagaaattgccgcaaaattgcCTTTGACCTTGAGACTCAAGGTCAAATCTATTTTATGCTTGTATCGCATTCTACTCACCATGGGGACCAAACTTGTCAAAGGAACCATAGGTCGCAACTCAACCGTCCCCTTAGAAAAGAATGTTAAATGTTCCTTTAAATTCCGTTCCTTGAGTTGAGAACCATCATGGTTTATGGCTGTTAACAATCGTCCTTGACCAGAAGCTTCGATGTGGCcaccattattttgtaaacggaACGGATGTAAACAAATAGAGGACAGTAAAGCCGCGCAAACCCAAAAGAGGATGAGCACGAGCAAGTGcaattatacatacagggtgaggcgccagaaacaggccacctgaataactcggctgctattggtgttaggaagaaatgcatcagatggaacttgcttggtttcgagggggcattaatcagatgttagtagctttttagtaggtggacgcgtaaaggacatataaaaggtcaacttcatttttttaaatggaatgaggtattttttaatacatcaatcgatgcagctggacatttgttataaaaaagtactaacctacgtatgtcgaaaaattagtaagtcaggagatatttcaatttaaataacactAAAATACCATTACCGTCGTactgaagttgaagagttgatattgaaattgaagttgaaattgaaaaattgacattgaaattgaaattaacgttagcgtttacttacttgtgtactACTACTtgttataacgaatgtccagctgcatcgattgatgtattaaaaaatacctcattccgttTAAAAAAGACATTGAAAGTTTTTTCCCttgcaccgttacatgtggcccatcaaacagtgtaactttgtcctaagaagtttttttctacaacgaaaagtaatggGGATAGTTAGGTGTTCTGTtccttcggactcaccctgtatatgtatgtacagacAAATTGCAATGTAGTAGAATtgatatatttttgttaataacttttaaactttTAAACCAAAAAGGAGCAACGGCTATAGCCTCCTGTTGTAAATAATTGCCGTCAGTTGTTTGTATTTCATCAGATTTGATCGTTCTCGTGGATCTAGTTTCAAAATGTATCGTTCTCCATCGTAGAGGGTGTAAAAAATTGATGGTTTTTAGCAATGTCAGTGTTTCAGAACGTGCGACCCGAAACCCCATAAGAAAGAAAACATTCTGAAGAGTATATTCATCCCTTCGCATAGACGATTCTAAAGAGTACGGTTCAAATATTTTTGTCAAAACAATTGTCTCAAACAAGCATACTCTTCCCCGTCTGAAGAAACAGTCGTTAGAAATTAAATTTACGAGTATATGTGAATAATGTGTAATAATGTTtggctgtgtttccgtttacgtccgtcCTCAGAATTGCATGAAATTCTGTgaataggttcttttttgactaaaatgatgattgtcagaaggatctttggcgactcgaaaaaaattttttaccatttcaatgcTAGTCCCTACCATAccgacaaaattttttaaatattttaatgtcACTCCAGAGTCTAAGTAGAGGTGGCACTATGGATGATTCAATCATGGATCACATGTGTGAATTTTTAAGGCGCTATGAGGTCAACAAAGCTGGTGATGatccatttttgcaattaattaaagatattaaatatgtatattctggaaattaatataaaatgttctcaaaacttcaatctttaaaccaattaattgaatatctacaatgggaagattatgcgatcagaattagtttggATTAGGTGGTAGGGGAGAGGGCCGGCTGCCAGGCTGGCCCATTCACGCATCCGAAAATACAGGAATGGTGTCGGTAAGATAGGGAGTGACATTGCAATGGtacaaaatttgttttcgagtcgccaaaaatccttcagacaatcatcattttagtcaaaaaagaacctattcccaaaatttcatccaattttgagcacggacgtaaacggaaacttcgcctaatgtataattgattagtgCTAATATAttgttttctttatattttattcgtaGATCACCCTGTTCACGCGCCTGCATCTAGAGGGGATCCATGGGAATGCGAATTTCCTCCgtctaaaaattacaagatcGCTCCTGTGAATGGTGTATTCAATGTATATGCTAACGAAGAAGATTTTCTTAACGGAAAACCAATTCCATATTCGTATCCAGATTTGGCAATTTTCGTTAGAGACATGAATCTTCTTTGTACAATGATTGCTGACGGCCCTTTGAAATCTTTCTGCTACAGAAGACTGAGTTACCTTTCGTCAAAATTCCAATTGCATGTACTACTGAACGAGCTTAGAGAACTTGCCAGTCAAAAGGCAGTTCCGCACAGAGATTTTTACAACATCAGAAAGGTCAGTATAGCAAGAAATACGTACACAGTGGACAAAAAAATAGATATTACATGTTAGCAGCAGCTTATTTTGGAGGAAATCGTAGGCAGATCGCCCGACGCTATTTCGCTTTCGGTTCAATGTAGCcgatacttacaattagtagacACGGCGACTTCCGAGGGTTggtagtccagtcgccaggtacttttaaccggaaagtattccgaacttaatgaaattttgacacgtcatttcgGGGTACTCTGgagagtcgaatctgagttttcgacctcgaagatcctgtgctaacttggggaaagggaaaaaatcacgatttttgttacccgTTTTTGGTATTTtgcctataactcaaaaactatgggtcctatgaacttttttttcatttttgacccaatagaaatgtttctcaaaataacattttgagccacacattgtgacatttagcaggaaattgcaagtttttggctcataactttagtttttcaacagtTCTGAATCATAGGACATGGATCGCAATTCTAATatctgatgtaacttgatttattttgtgtcacaatgtgtggctcaaaatgtcattttgagaaacatttctattgaaatttaatgctctttacaaaaatgaaaaaaagttcGTAAAccccatagtttttgagttataggcgaaataccaaaaacaggtaacaaaaatcgtggttttttccctcttcccaagttagcacagggtcctcgagatcgaaaactcagattcgactccccagagtacccctaaatgacgtgtcaaaatttcattaagttcggaatactttccaggtaaaagtacctggcgactggactataatGCAAAGACTGGGTTttgtagtagtcaaaatcgctagatgaaagatcaatctgggGTGCTGTTTGTcacaaaagtccttcttttacgtttccgagcaatggtttttgcaatatttggctgtatgttgcccgtcagatggcgctgcagtcatgccggcgtactagcctctccgacgggcaacatgcagccaaatattgcaataccattgctcggaaacgtaaaagaaggacttttgaggcaaacagcgccccagattgatctttcatctagcgattttgactactacaaaaccccgtctttggattatcgagaaatcagaagtggaatcccggacccttgcaatccttgcgtacgtatacgtgttctagcggtgtgtgagtgttcacgcgcgagcgtcaTCTGCTGGAAAAGCCCCTCTTAAATGATTGAAACCTATTATGAAAGAAATGGTTACGACAAAATGAATTAATACCTCATTATTATTGTAGGTTGATACACACATTCATGCAGCCtcgtgtatgaatcagaaaCACCTTCTCAGGTTCATTAAAAAGACCCTGAAGAATCATGCGAATGAAATCGTTACATGCTCAAAAAACGGAGAAACAATGACCCTTCGAGAGGTGTTTCAATCCATGAATTTAACTACTTATGACCTCAGCGTCGACATGTTAGATGTTCACGCAGTGAGTATTGGCCAATATTTTACTTGCTACAATCGTAATGGAATAGTCTATAATTCATATGTACTCTTTCTAGGATAGAAATACGTTTCATAGATTTGATAAATTCAACGCTAAGTACAATCCTATTGGAGAAAGTCGACTTCGCGAGGTCTTCTTGAAAACGGACAATTATCTGAATGGTAAATTTTTCGCAAGCATTATTAAAGAAGTCGCCAGTGACCTTGAAGAATCGAAGTACCAAAACGCAGAACTACGTCTCTCAATTTATGGCAAAAGTCCTGAGGAGTGGGACAAATTAGCTAAATGGGCTATTCAGAGCGATGTATATTCAGACAATGTTCGTTGGCTCATTCAAATTCCTCGACTCTAGTAAGTTATTCCTACTTACATACGTTAGTGGCAAGCATTAGTAGTAATAATAATCAGTATTGTGCCTCAATTACGAgatacaggagctaaatataaacctATATTTCTCACTAATAGTTTGAATGTAGTAACAATAATATGTTAATACCCTTAAAGTATTAAGTTTCCACCGTTTGAATTTGCACTTACTAATTTTTATCATGAATTTAAAATCCGGAGTGGGCTGTGTTTTTGTTTACGTCCAtcgtcagaattggatgaaattttgcaaattttttttgactaaaatgatgattgtcagaaggatttttggcgactcgaaaaaaaatcAAGATCACCTTGAGATCTGTGTAGCACGTCCACCTagagaattttaaaaatattatttcatatacAGCCAGTGTTTCGATATCGTCCagcatttttcgtacgatggatggccgctagaggcgctgcgcggaaaaaacagtaacgtatctatgatgacgaggtagtggagccctgcgccctgcgccttgagacagttatattggcgcggAAGTACCGAAACACAATCTGTTCTGGACAAAAAAacttcaggacgtgtcctacaagttacaaaatatacacaaatgcacatgttatacattcatttttcagaatcaaatcatacaaatcttttcaaattctgcggggtgctcaaggtaccacattttatcgagaagcttacgttactgaggctgcaagcgcctctagcggccacccatcgttcgaaaaatgctggacgatatcggaacactgtaTACAGCTGACATATTAATCGAAAATTGTTTTTGTTTTCAGTGATATCTTCAAATTGAACAAGTTGATGACAAATTTCCAAgagattttaaataatatctTTCTTCCACTCTTTGAAGTAACAAATGACCCCAATTCTCATCCAGAATTACACAAATTCCTccaatatgtaagtaattttAGATGTATGCCATTCGAAGTCTGATTATGAAAgcagaaatgaaaaagaaacCTATTATAGCAATTGagaaactcattaaattaatactACTTTAGAAATTTTGTTGCTTTATAAATAGTTACATAACGAATACAATtatattacactgtccaacaccaaatttgtttcacaaattacTATTGGGTggtttttatgaagttttttgTGCTGATTCCGaaactgtccttaatttttctaccagacgcacagtttttgagaaacatgcctttgaaaaaaatatcatatttttcaactttaaacaaatattatgatgttattataaaagatattgaattgatctttacagcaaaagattctgtagactttcccgaatacagtgatatccaatattaatacattatgattgtctaAACATgtgtaaacaatgattaaagacggagagacaccacttttgcaccaatttttgaggatatttttcaatttgtctCAAAAAGTAACGGTCCAGCGGAGAATCGAACTATTCCACCCGATAGAGCAGACCTTTATCTTGAGAAAGCACCATTTCAAGTCTAGAACATCGACATttctttcgaaccagaaagcaaaatatcttcgcggaTATCTAGAACGAGCGATCGCAGCGCCACTAGCGGCGAAGATATTTTTCTTTCTGGtttgaaaaaaacgtcgaccatgcaaacttgaaatggtgctttctcaagataaaagtctgttctatcgcgtggtatagttcgattttccgctggacccttatcttttcagataaattgaaaaatgtcctcaaaaattggtgcaaaagtggtgtctctccgtcttcaatggttgtttaaacatgtttaaacatgtttaaacaatcataatgtattaatattggatatcactgtattcgggaaagtctacagaatcttttgctgtaaagaacaatgcaatatcttttataataacatcacaatatttgtttaaagttgaaaaatacgtttttttcaaagtaatgtttctcaaaaactgtgcgtctggtagaaaaattaagggcagattcggaatcagcgcaagaaactctataagatccgcccaacagtaattagcaaacataaaaaaagttgaaatttgttgaacggtgttattattgttataacATTATCTTAATCCTAATTATAGGTAATAGGATTCGATTCTGTTGACGATGAAAGTAAACCTGAAAATCCTTTATTCGATAAAGATGTTTACCCACCAGCAGAATGGGATGATATTGAAAATCCTCCTTATGGATATTATCAATACTACACTTATGCTAACATGACTGTTTTAAATCATTTTAGAGCGTAAGTTTCCTAATAATTacctgttttatttatttgaataacaTGTACATAACATACAGCATGTAATTTTACAGCGATCAAGGGTTTAACACCTTCGTTCTTAGACCTCATTGTGGCGAAGCTGGTCCAATTCAACATCTTGTGTGTGGCTATATGATGGCAGAAAATATTTCCCATGGGCTTTTACTCCGAAAAGTACCAGTACTACAGTACTTGTACTACTTGGCACAAATTGGAATAGCTATGTCACCTCTCAGTAATAATTCTCTCTTTTTAAACTATCATCGCAATCCTCTTCCAGAATACTTAGCTAGAGGTTTATGTGTAAGCTTGTCTACGGATGATCCACTTCAATTCCACTTTACCAAGGTTAGTGCGATAcagtttaatttatataattgctAACAATGCTTTGGTAATTATAAAGAATAGGGCACTCGTCGCCGATATTGATGAGCTTGAAATATGATGTCACGGTCATTCATCTGAATAAGTTTTTCCTACACATATTACCCCACCACATGCTCTTATGTAGTCACCAAGGTATTCAAAACAACGTTTGTTAAATTCGAGTTATGAGTACTATGCGTCCAACGAAAGATGGCACAGAGAAACTAGGTAGCGCGTGGTATCGCTACATCATGCTACACGTCCTCCGCGTCAGTCGGCTGTCCAAGGTCGCGGAACCTCGAAGAGCGAGTGGCGGACCTACGGCCGGAGATTGTCGGCGGTTCGGTATCGGTGACTCGAAGTTCGCGGCGTTCCGACCAGTGAAGCCAGAATGAGTGCCGAACGGCgctcatgtactctcctcctaccccttccactattccattccagcaccgtgcgcaggcgcacactccacggtccccatcgcgcacgtgcaacgtgtcatctggcatcactggtcccGGGGACCTTCTTGCCATCTCCCTACAATAGataatctctttctctctctctctctctctgtctttctcaaTTTTATATAGACTATAAATAACAGATTACAAATTATATAATTGCAGAAGCTGTTTCATTGTTAatactttattcaaattttgtTTGTCAGGAACCACTAATGGAAGAATACAGTATTGCTGCGCAAGTATGGAAACTCAGCTCATGCGATATGTGTGAATTAGCACGTAATTCTGTACTTATGAGTGGCTTTCCACACAAGGTGCGTATACAATTTACAACTCTATTCTGTAGTTACCTCTCGAAATCGTTAATAGACTAGGAAAAACAAAGCCGGCAGAAGCTGCCTGGCAGATGGAAGGAAGCTCGGTCTTGGATTCTGCCaccccgcaagatggcagcacgaGACGGCACAGAATCTCTCCCCACCACCCCGTCAGTTAGAGAGCATTCCTGTTGCTATTGCTCTCTGTCTCACTCCCTGATCAGTGTTCCAATTGAACCCAccgtttttcgcgcatgcgcggcaatttcagcctcagtaacgtaaccatttcgatgaaatcgggtagcttgagcaccccgcagacttcTAAAAAAGAGTTTTAAAAGTATTAACAATACTTACCTCGTTCCGCGTCACATCTCTCATCCATCAGTCGTCCCACCAGTAacaccggtacattcccgcaaatataactgcctcaaggcgtcagggccctggccgctctGCTGCGTTATTGTGGATACGCTACTGtcctggccgcgcatgcgcgaaaaacggtgggttcaatcggaacactgtcCCTGATCTGTCTCGGCGTGCCAGgaccgagctgccttccatctgcCCGGCAGCTTCTGAGGAGGATGCTTGGGAGGAGGATACCGGGCAGCTGCGGACGCAGGTGCCCGGCAGAAACCGAGCATTTAGTTATTAGGCTAGTTAAACTAATTGCTTTCTATTATTTTACAGAGCAAACAATACTGGCTTGGACCAAATTATACTAAGGAGGGAGTCGCTGGTAATGATATTACCCGAACAAATGTGCCAGACATTCGAGTAGCCTATCGTTACGAAACGTTAGTCGACGAACTGTCGAATATTTTTAAAGTCGTTGAGAAACCTGAGGCCGTTTCATTTTAACCGTAAccgtaatatacatattattctaTCAAGTCCATGAGATTTGATAAAACTATATTGAAAACTATTTGCAGCGCGAACTATAACTAATCATGTGATTTATGCTAACGATCTTTGTGAACTTTAAATGACTCCTTTGTAGAAGGTATTACCTTTATTGAATGAATGACGgatatagaaattatttttttaacgctAGTTGTAAAGTCATTAAGTGCAATTTAAATAATCTTGTTTAGATAATGCGTGCCCGTTTATACTGTCTGTTCGCGCCTAAATTACACCGTTAGTATTTATAATGGTAACTAATTATCTCCGTAAGTATCGAAGATGCTCGAGAAACGTGTTTATATGGACGTTGAATGTCGAATATTTTATAGTGCCATGTGTCACCATGATCTCCGCGATCGGTAATAGGCTATTGGGCTCTTTGTGCTAATTTATAGGCCAACGCAACGTCGAGTTGCTGGCTATATTTCATCTCCAGCAGATGTATGTCAGCTAAATCCCGACCATAAATCTTTTCGAAGGCTGAATGGCATATTCCCACCTTTCTTCACCTTCGAAAAATATGCCGACGCGATATGTACGAGGGTAGTCCCAGAAGTACCCGACCTAACaaaaaaaacacaaaaaatTTGGGAAAAGCTAACTTTATTTCTCAACTGAGTCTCCTTTTAGctcgatacacttttcccagCGATGTTCAATAGCTTCGATACCCTGTTTACAGTGAGATCCGTCGAGTTCCTCAAAATAGCCATCAATCGCAGACTCCACCTCTTCGTTGTTGGCAAATCTTTTACCACCGagccattttttcaagtttggaaAGAGAAAATAGTCTGAGGGGGCTAAATCTGGCGAATAGGGTGCGTGAGGAAGCAATTCGAACTTTAACTCATTGATTTTGGCCACCGCGATCACCGGATGTGTGAACTGGTgcattgtcctgatggaacaacACTTTCTTTCTCGCTAAATGCTATTGGTGGCTGTCAAACAAATACTAAACAACGTAGCGTCTTCAGACTATAAACTAAAAAGCTTTCTAAAGATTGTACTTTTGGCTATAGTAAGCTTTCAAATAACAACCGCCCAGCTATATGTCACGGTCGGGTACTTCTGGAACTACCCTCGTatatacccagatagcacaccgGCTCGATTTTGGCCGGGCCCCAGTGCACGCTAATGCGCGCATACCACCTGCAGaaactcgagcccagggccAGCAGGCCGGGCCGGTAATTCTGcccatttgcaagattgcaaggatgcgggattcgcgttctcatttcgtgataatacaaacacgggtttgtttttagtagtcaaaaacgccagataatcaatcaatcaagcaatcgtcctcaaaagtcTTATTCTTTTACTTTaacgacatctgccacattcaTGCGACCCACCCTGTGTTCTGTATACCGGCATCGACTTGATTGGTCACATTAGTGtggccgtgctgccctctcaaaaacaggctgaatcctgGCCCGGCCTGCAGGCCCTGTGCTCGAGTTTCTTCAGGTGATATGTGCGCTTATGGCGCGCACAGGgacccgtccaaaatcgagccgCCTGGGCCTCGAGCAGCTCCAAGCGTTGTGTTGCCCGTAATCTGCAGGTCAGGAGCTCTGCAGGCTCTGGCAAGCTGGGCCAGGGGGCAGGCTGTGCTGACTGGGTGCATATAAAACAAGGGGCTACATATAAAACCGACTTTGTCAACAATTCTGAAATGGAACGTCTTGAAAACCAATCGATGTGAACTAAATATTTTGTAGCTCATCCGATTCTATGAAAAAGCACCTACAAATGTATCAAAAACTGTTGTAATCACACATAAAAACGGATGTTGGCACACCAACAAATGTGCCCCTTGTTGGTGGACTAGTCGTGTAAGCACTACTTTCGTATCTTCAATGTTTTACAAGATAATTGATTATACTATTGTATTTAAGCGCGGTTAATCATGTACTATCACTAACTTTGTAAGTATACGATCTGTAGGTATTAAGGGCCTCTTCTCCTAGCAGACGAGACTTCTCCTAGTACACTCACATACCGCTAAACcacgtatatgtacacgaggattgcaagggtccgggattccacttccgATTTCTCGATattgcaaagacgggggtttttagcagtcaaaatcgctagatgaaagatcaatctagggcgctgtttgcctcaaaagtccttttttacgtttccgagcaatggtattgcaatatttggctgcatgttgcccgtcggagaggctagtacgccggcgtgactgcagcgccatctgacgggcaacatgcagccgaatattgcaaaaccattgctcggaaacgtaaaagaaggacttttgaggcaaacagcgccctagattgatctttcatctagcgatcttgactactaaaaaacccattctttgcattatcgaggaaTCAAAAGTGGAATCCCGAACGCTTGCAATtttcgcgtacgtatacgtggtctagcggtgtgtgagtgtaccctAGCGGTGTGCGAGTGTTCacacgcgagcgtcgtctgctggAAAAGACCCCCTTAATGATTTAAACCTTTCTGTTTTTACATTTGGAAGCATTTGAGACACAAAAGACGAGGTGCATGACTATATGTAATGAATATTTTACGTGGTCCTTCTACGAGGTGATTCCTGAAGGGTGGATGATTCTTGAGGTCATTTTACGTAGCTctctcctttgcgaaaatattcttcGCGGTTTTGTTgagaaattattaatgaaaaacgcggaccaaacAAGGCACGACGGCAGCGAACGGATCAGGCTTGATGAATGCCAACGCCACTCTCAGCGAGACCTGTCACCCTGCCTTGATTGGTCAGTGTCATTCGTTACTAACTCCTTCattcatttt
This genomic window contains:
- the Ampdeam gene encoding AMP deaminase isoform X8, producing the protein MICPASVFFMLTYRAAKDLEERRSHYEPSLGPGIPDDVDHIFNLEENDFVPHFQRVSISGEDTSGVCTKLNLISMNFQYLVFVPLEDLQQASHMLVQALAIREKYMNNSRQSYPSITSRFLRSIDKRPINSDDEVQHDDRKAIADHPVHAPASRGDPWECEFPPSKNYKIAPVNGVFNVYANEEDFLNGKPIPYSYPDLAIFVRDMNLLCTMIADGPLKSFCYRRLSYLSSKFQLHVLLNELRELASQKAVPHRDFYNIRKVDTHIHAASCMNQKHLLRFIKKTLKNHANEIVTCSKNGETMTLREVFQSMNLTTYDLSVDMLDVHADRNTFHRFDKFNAKYNPIGESRLREVFLKTDNYLNGKFFASIIKEVASDLEESKYQNAELRLSIYGKSPEEWDKLAKWAIQSDVYSDNVRWLIQIPRLYDIFKLNKLMTNFQEILNNIFLPLFEVTNDPNSHPELHKFLQYVIGFDSVDDESKPENPLFDKDVYPPAEWDDIENPPYGYYQYYTYANMTVLNHFRADQGFNTFVLRPHCGEAGPIQHLVCGYMMAENISHGLLLRKVPVLQYLYYLAQIGIAMSPLSNNSLFLNYHRNPLPEYLARGLCVSLSTDDPLQFHFTKEPLMEEYSIAAQVWKLSSCDMCELARNSVLMSGFPHKSKQYWLGPNYTKEGVAGNDITRTNVPDIRVAYRYETLVDELSNIFKVVEKPEAVSF
- the Ampdeam gene encoding AMP deaminase isoform X2, producing MEEEHVDVNGVEGNIKGEDGRIYYDLNGEGDADSSTTPHNIDPHRDRSESPVFGLESSVGGAVGGSSLRLAPQELPNEISAPYEVPQFPIEQIEKKLLIQRQLTVKAAKDLEERRSHYEPSLGPGIPDDVDHIFNLEENDFVPHFQRVSISGEDTSGVCTKLNLISMNFQYLVFVPLEDLQQASHMLVQALAIREKYMNNSRQSYPSITSRFLRSIDKRPINSDDEVQHDDRKAIADHPVHAPASRGDPWECEFPPSKNYKIAPVNGVFNVYANEEDFLNGKPIPYSYPDLAIFVRDMNLLCTMIADGPLKSFCYRRLSYLSSKFQLHVLLNELRELASQKAVPHRDFYNIRKVDTHIHAASCMNQKHLLRFIKKTLKNHANEIVTCSKNGETMTLREVFQSMNLTTYDLSVDMLDVHADRNTFHRFDKFNAKYNPIGESRLREVFLKTDNYLNGKFFASIIKEVASDLEESKYQNAELRLSIYGKSPEEWDKLAKWAIQSDVYSDNVRWLIQIPRLYDIFKLNKLMTNFQEILNNIFLPLFEVTNDPNSHPELHKFLQYVIGFDSVDDESKPENPLFDKDVYPPAEWDDIENPPYGYYQYYTYANMTVLNHFRADQGFNTFVLRPHCGEAGPIQHLVCGYMMAENISHGLLLRKVPVLQYLYYLAQIGIAMSPLSNNSLFLNYHRNPLPEYLARGLCVSLSTDDPLQFHFTKEPLMEEYSIAAQVWKLSSCDMCELARNSVLMSGFPHKSKQYWLGPNYTKEGVAGNDITRTNVPDIRVAYRYETLVDELSNIFKVVEKPEAVSF